In Apus apus isolate bApuApu2 chromosome 5, bApuApu2.pri.cur, whole genome shotgun sequence, the following are encoded in one genomic region:
- the GSC gene encoding homeobox protein goosecoid, producing MTSPGYKKGKRFRWIILQAALWVEISKQARVEGGKFQGWILRAYTHTRKHTCTRTHARTDTHANSARKLPLEKALLFSLRAFFKISPKSFDFVFLQPSPPPPPFLPSSLPPQPPPPTHPPPSPGRSALPCPGTVWGMPVSMFSIDNILAARPRCKDSVLLSPSAAAPVVFPGLHGDSLYGGASDYGGFYSRAVAPASALPPAVTGSRLGYNNYYYGQLHVPASPVGPSCCGAVPPLGAQQCSCVPPAGYEGTGSVLMSPVPHQMLPYMNVGTLSRTELQLLNQLHCRRKRRHRTIFTDEQLEALENLFQETKYPDVGTREQLARRVHLREEKVEVWFKNRRAKWRRQKRSSSEESENAQKWNKASKTSPEKRQEDGKSDLDSDS from the exons ATGACGTCGCCTGGGtataaaaaagggaagaggtTCAGATGGATTATACTCCAAGCAGCGCTCTGGGTTGAGATCAGTAAACAGGCGAGAGTTGAGGGGGGAAAGTTCCAGGGGTGGATCCTGCGcgcttacacacacacacggaaacacacatgcacacgcACACACGCGCGCACAGACACACACGCAAATTCTGCCCGCAAGCTGCCCTTGGAAAAAgctttgctcttttctctccgagccttttttaaaatttctccgAAAAGTTTCGATTTCGTGTTTCTCCAgccttctcccccacccccccccttcctACCCTCCTCCCTTCCACCGCAGCCACCGCCACCTACCCACCCTCCGCCCTCCCCCGGCCGCTCGGCGCTGCCCTGCCCCGGCACGGTTTGGGGCATGCCTGTGAGCATGTTCAGCATCGACAATATCCTGGCGGCCAGACCTCGCTGCAAGGACTCGGTGCTGCTGTCCCCGAGCGCCGCCGCCCCCGTCGTCTTCCCGGGCCTCCACGGGGACTCGCTCTACGGCGGCGCCTCCGACTACGGCGGATTTTACTCCCGGGCGGTGGCACCCGCCTCCGCGCTGCCGCCGGCCGTCACCGGCTCTCGCCTCGGCTACAACAACTACTACTACGGGCAGCTGCATGTCCCGGCGTCCCCCGTGGGCCCTTCGTGCTGCGGGGCCGTGCCGCCCCTGGGagcccagcagtgctcctgCGTCCCTCCCGCAG GTTACGAGGGCACTGGGTCAGTCCTGATGTCCCCTGTTCCCCATCAGATGTTGCCCTACATGAACGTGGGCACTTTGTCCCGGACGGAGTTGCAGCTACTGAACCAGCTGCACTGCAGGCGAAAAAGGCGACATCGGACAATCTTCACTGACGAGCAGCTGGAAGCGCTGGAAAACCTCTTCCAGGAAACGAAATACCCAGACGTGGGCACCAGGGAACAGCTGGCCAGAAGGGTGCActtaagagaggaaaaagtggAG GTGTGGTTCAAAAACCGCCGGGCGAAGTGGAGGAGGCAAAAGCGGTCGTCTTCCGAGGAGTCAGAAAACGCACAGAAATGGAATAAAGCGTCTAAAACGTCTCCGGAGAAGAGACAAGAGGACGGGAAAAGTGACTTGGACTCCGACAGCTGA